One window of Cydia pomonella isolate Wapato2018A chromosome 5, ilCydPomo1, whole genome shotgun sequence genomic DNA carries:
- the LOC133518463 gene encoding uncharacterized protein LOC133518463, which produces MVCYDYGPLSRLTRLQHLLVSIQVPNEGVEAILQNCQELTSLNFSDCAAMTGCSVAASVCRWGARLRSLTLDGIESLDDEDVVAVIRGCPEIMSLELIGSKYLTPDLPALASAARHAARPGVRLRLQIDYSLMSDEVRMAQMCGEYDQFKSEYEDLDIEFLWLP; this is translated from the exons ATGGTTTGCTATGATTATGGGCCTCTATCGCGTCTGACACGTTTGCAGCATCTCTTGGTGTCTATTCAAGTGCCCAATGAGGGTGTTGAAGCTATATTGCAGAACTGCCAGGAGTTGACGAGCTTGAATTTCTCTGATTGCGCAG CAATGACCGGGTGCTCCGTGGCTGCCTCCGTGTGCCGCTGGGGCGCGCGGCTCCGCTCGCTGACGCTGGATGGCATCGAGAGTTTGGATGACGAAGATGTGGTTGCCGTCATCAGAGGATGCCCCGAGATTATG TCGTTGGAGTTGATAGGATCGAAGTATTTGACGCCCGACCTGCCGGCGCTCGCGTCGGCGGCGCGCCACGCGGCGCGGCCCGGCGTGCGGCTGCGGCTCCAGATAGACTACAGCCTTATGTCGGATGAGGTTCGAATG gCACAAATGTGCGGGGAGTATGATCAGTTCAAGTCAGAGTATGAAGACCTGGATATAGAGTTTTTATGGTTaccttaa
- the LOC133518459 gene encoding uncharacterized protein LOC133518459, whose amino-acid sequence MLEVQTNNDQTILDYLNEDCWRAVLKYVPVQDIIRTESTSRQWQRVVLQYLQGVHISILCDNDKSRKTNPNACVLKLSQSMYFLNYKSFVMWISKLGTSVAAAYCDNLETLIRIRENCPNLESLTLHSLHNQCSCCGLLERFPYNLNMDFPCLQGLYFYSCNISDSCITNFIADKALEELEICNCQRVTGDFFNTINLSNVKSLALESFDDLDSEHLFSAVERLVELKKLVLNLMPEDTFKGIQVLLDMMPKLEYLEIYDEKLETMPCYDYKPLSRLSCLKHLDVQYQLSDEAAEAILRGCKDLRTLEFRNCEDMNGNFVAEALCRWGTRLRSLSLMALDLDDDDVVAIISGCPELTRLLVTGAWLSPRLPARAAAARRGPRLLLDLAGTSLSDPKETKDLYGDYEPLKLEYEELIIEL is encoded by the exons aTGTTAGAAGTACAAACCAATAATGATCAGACAATACTGGATTACCTGAATGAGGACTGCTGGCGTGCTGTGCTGAAATATGTACCCGTCCAGGACATCATCCGGACGGAGAGCACCAGTAGACAATGGCAGAGAGTAGTACTACAATACTTACAAG GAGTTCACATAAGTATATTATGTGACAATGATAAATCCAGGAAAACTAATCCAAATGCTTGTGTTTTGAAACTTTCTCAGTCTATGTATTTCTTAAACTACAAGTCATTTGTTATGTGGATCAGTAAACTTGGCACATCAGTTGCGGCCGCTTATTGCGACAATTTGGAAACTTTAATAAGAATCAGAGAAAACTGTCCTAATTTAGAAAGTCTCACG CTTCACAGCTTGCATAACCAATGCAGCTGCTGTGGTTTATTAGAACGGTTCCCATACAATCTGAACATGGACTTCCCGTGCTTGCAGGGGCTGTACTTCTATTCATGTAAT ataTCGGATAGCTGTATTACTAATTTTATAGCGGACAAAGCATTAGAAGAATTAGAAATATGCAATTGTCAGAGAGTGACCGGGGATTTTTTCAATACGATAAACTTGTCAAACGTAAAATCTCTTGCCTTAGAATCATTCGATGATTTGGACTCGGAGCACTTGTTCTCAGCTGTCGAGCGCCTTGTTGAGCTAAAGAAGTTGGTCCTTAACTTAATGCCTGAGGATACATTCAAAGGGATACAAGTATTGTTGGATATGATGCCCAAATTGGAATATCTAGAAATATATGATGAGAAACTAGAGACGATGCCTTGCTATGATTATAAGCCTCTATCACGTCTGTCTTGTTTGAAGCACCTCGACGTGCAGTACCAACTGTCTGATGAGGCTGCGGAAGCTATATTGCGGGGCTGCAAGGATTTGAGGACCTTGGAGTTTAGGAACTGTGAAG ATATGAACGGGAACTTCGTAGCGGAGGCACTGTGTCGCTGGGGCACGCGGCTCCGCTCGCTGTCGCTGATGGCGCTGGACTTGGACGACGACGATGTGGTGGCTATAATCAGCGGCTGCCCCGAGCTCACG CGGCTGCTAGTGACGGGCGCCTGGCTGTCGCCGCGGCtgccggcgcgcgcggcggcggcgcggcgcggcccgCGGCTGCTGCTCGACCTCGCCGGGACTAGTTTATCGGATCCGAAAGAAACG